The following are encoded together in the Thalassomonas haliotis genome:
- a CDS encoding methyl-accepting chemotaxis protein: protein MVFYSNKKNQVNTLKAEVEALKLRNQELEDELQQVNSANNDLVEDMSKATARHRSHEELNQLWLQSSDLVNQIRESLAASSTELVAHRDRFQSSHLLFNQVMEMLSDTMKSSVEISNDTRSASDSVDQLKTVTAGINDFVNIIKGISDQTNLLALNAAIEAARAGEQGRGFAVVADEVRTLAQRSAEASNEISNLIEQVNRQMEDVTSGIRYVGDKSGEINNSTASIEKSANEIVSMSQNMYSVITSSTENAFIQTVKMDHVVLKLEVYKVMLGMSDKSADDFADHTKCRLGKWYYQGDGGKNYSSIAAFKQLESPHANVHAYGLEALKANAAGNMEQAVKSLNLMENASVQVVELLSVLSEQISTEVAEEEFQLAV, encoded by the coding sequence ATGGTGTTTTACTCAAATAAAAAGAATCAGGTTAACACCCTAAAAGCGGAAGTTGAGGCATTAAAACTTCGAAATCAAGAGCTTGAAGATGAATTACAGCAAGTCAACAGCGCTAATAATGACCTTGTTGAAGATATGTCTAAAGCCACGGCCAGGCATCGCAGTCATGAAGAGCTAAATCAGTTGTGGCTGCAGTCATCCGATCTTGTCAACCAGATCAGAGAAAGCTTAGCAGCTTCATCTACTGAGCTGGTTGCTCACAGAGATCGTTTTCAATCGTCTCACTTGCTCTTCAATCAAGTGATGGAAATGCTTTCCGATACCATGAAGTCGAGTGTAGAGATTTCCAATGATACCCGGTCGGCATCGGATTCGGTTGATCAATTAAAAACCGTCACCGCAGGTATTAATGATTTTGTTAATATCATTAAGGGGATATCTGACCAAACCAATTTACTGGCATTGAATGCCGCCATTGAGGCCGCCCGTGCCGGAGAACAGGGGCGGGGGTTTGCCGTTGTTGCCGACGAAGTGAGAACCCTGGCGCAACGCTCTGCTGAGGCATCAAATGAAATTTCAAACCTGATCGAACAGGTCAATCGCCAGATGGAAGATGTGACCAGCGGTATCCGTTATGTCGGCGATAAAAGCGGGGAAATTAATAACAGTACCGCTTCTATTGAAAAGTCGGCAAATGAAATTGTCTCCATGTCCCAGAATATGTATTCGGTGATTACAAGTTCTACCGAAAATGCTTTTATTCAAACAGTAAAGATGGATCATGTTGTTTTGAAGCTTGAAGTATATAAAGTGATGTTGGGCATGTCTGATAAGTCTGCTGACGATTTTGCCGACCATACCAAGTGCCGCTTAGGAAAATGGTATTACCAGGGGGATGGAGGCAAGAATTATTCGAGCATTGCTGCCTTTAAGCAGCTCGAATCCCCTCATGCCAATGTACATGCCTATGGTCTTGAAGCATTAAAAGCCAATGCCGCAGGCAATATGGAGCAAGCAGTGAAAAGCCTGAATTTGATGGAAAATGCAAGCGTTCAGGTGGTTGAGTTGCTCAGTGTCTTGTCAGAACAGATTTCAACTGAGGTAGCTGAGGAAGAATTCCAGCTCGCTGTATAA
- a CDS encoding M28 family metallopeptidase — MLKVFRLGAMPLAITALLVAKSAAAAKDLPRVPPQEQPILRTIQAEVSAEQVKRTVTELVGFGTRHTLSETQSETRGIGAARRWIKSEFEQISAQCGGCLQVIEQKQTFSGEKRIPEPTEVVNIVAIQRGSLDPNRYVIMTGDIDSRVTDPLDATSDSPGANDNASGIAGVLEAARVLSRHKFAGSIVYAALSGEEQGLFGGKIMAGIAKKEAWRVEAVINNDMIGNISGINGVTNNTSARVFSEGTRFVETTEEARRRRFTGGEVDSPSRNIARYIDKLADDYIPNLDVMMVYRLDRFGRGGHHRPFNEVGFPGVRIMETNEDYDRQHQDLRTENGRQFGDVLSGVDFAYNAKLTSLNAVTLAAMAWAPPPPAETTISGAVKASTTLSWQRPQGKMAENLAGYRLYWRLTTEPTWTRSLYVGDVTEFELKNIVIDNYFFGVSSVSKEGFESPVVFPGPAGSFGGYQ, encoded by the coding sequence ATGTTAAAAGTTTTTCGACTCGGTGCTATGCCACTGGCCATAACCGCATTATTGGTGGCAAAAAGCGCAGCTGCAGCAAAAGACTTGCCCCGGGTGCCGCCGCAAGAGCAGCCCATACTAAGAACCATCCAGGCAGAAGTGAGTGCTGAGCAGGTTAAGCGAACGGTAACTGAATTAGTTGGATTTGGCACCCGCCATACCCTGTCAGAGACGCAATCAGAGACCCGGGGTATAGGCGCAGCCAGGCGCTGGATAAAAAGTGAGTTTGAGCAGATTTCTGCGCAATGCGGTGGCTGTTTGCAGGTTATTGAACAAAAACAGACTTTTTCCGGTGAAAAGCGTATTCCCGAGCCAACGGAAGTGGTTAATATTGTCGCGATTCAACGGGGCAGTTTAGATCCCAACCGTTACGTCATCATGACCGGCGATATAGACTCACGAGTAACCGACCCCTTAGATGCAACCAGTGATTCCCCCGGCGCCAATGATAACGCCTCCGGCATCGCCGGTGTGCTTGAAGCAGCCCGGGTACTTTCCCGGCATAAATTTGCCGGCAGTATTGTTTATGCCGCCTTATCGGGTGAAGAGCAGGGATTGTTTGGCGGCAAAATCATGGCAGGCATAGCGAAAAAAGAAGCCTGGCGGGTCGAAGCTGTGATTAATAACGACATGATAGGTAATATTTCAGGCATTAACGGTGTCACCAATAATACCAGCGCGCGGGTCTTTTCAGAAGGCACCCGTTTTGTTGAAACGACCGAAGAAGCACGTAGGCGCCGTTTTACCGGTGGTGAAGTCGACTCACCTTCCCGTAATATTGCCCGCTATATTGACAAACTTGCCGATGATTACATCCCCAACCTGGATGTCATGATGGTTTATCGACTTGACCGCTTCGGCCGCGGCGGCCATCACCGGCCGTTTAATGAAGTGGGTTTCCCCGGGGTGCGGATAATGGAAACCAATGAAGATTACGATCGCCAGCATCAAGACTTGCGCACAGAAAACGGCCGTCAGTTCGGTGATGTGCTTTCCGGGGTCGACTTTGCCTACAACGCCAAGCTGACATCGTTAAATGCCGTCACCCTGGCCGCTATGGCCTGGGCGCCGCCGCCACCGGCGGAAACAACAATTTCCGGTGCGGTAAAGGCCTCAACCACATTGAGCTGGCAGCGGCCGCAAGGCAAAATGGCCGAAAACCTGGCCGGTTACCGGCTTTATTGGCGTTTAACCACTGAGCCTACCTGGACCCGCAGTTTATATGTCGGTGATGTGACTGAATTTGAATTAAAGAATATTGTTATTGATAACTATTTCTTTGGTGTCAGCAGTGTTTCCAAAGAAGGTTTTGAAAGCCCGGTCGTTTTTCCCGGCCCGGCAGGCTCCTTTGGTGGTTATCAGTAA